Proteins from one Romboutsia sp. CE17 genomic window:
- a CDS encoding 5'-nucleotidase C-terminal domain-containing protein, giving the protein MIKRNGQRIAAIAMAVALIGQNAQFTYALENLTETVTIESEATTTNEVSTEETTKVESETDKVEEESLSSTEEKAGTNKITILHTNDTHGRLKADNSVIGIDTVAAIKNNTENSILVDAGDTIHGLPFVTLSKGQDAVDLLNAAGYEYIVPGNHDFNYGYSRLVELFKNSVTLKSGENKLRLLASNIKKDGKSVFESNNIKEMEVNGKTVKVGFFGIATEETAYKTNPNNVKGIEFTSPIDAAKEQVAELEKQGADVIVALSHVGTDESSDPTAYDVINSVEGIDVYVDGHSHTTFENGEDVNGTLLVSTGEYLSNLGKVEIELNENNEVVNATASLITKEEALKVTQDAKVAAKIAEIDKAQGEVLSEVIGTNTIDLDGDRNSVRFGETNLGNLITDAMMDETGADLAITNGGGIRASIKAGDITKGDVVSVLPFGNFIVTKQLTGAQIKEVLEFGVRSYGESLGGFPHVAGIKFVVDPSRAVGDRIISLTINGEALDMNKTYTVATNDFMAAGGDDYPCFGDIPTLNEYSSLEESLANFIKTLGTVSYTKQGRILAGTMVDGAIKVEVEKEYLKDILSQAMKAGYTVNVSEEGKTVVKIYNDETKELVATLEVKDATVEEVNALVDEINKEIEDETTTPGDENTGSDDENQGGNTSDNEDNTNQGSNNEDNSNNSNTTKPSNPQTGDAGILGFAGLGVAAIAGVFLNNRRFKK; this is encoded by the coding sequence ATGATAAAAAGAAATGGACAACGTATAGCAGCTATAGCTATGGCAGTAGCATTAATTGGACAAAATGCACAATTTACTTACGCATTAGAAAACTTAACAGAAACTGTAACAATTGAAAGTGAAGCAACTACTACAAATGAAGTTTCAACTGAGGAAACAACAAAAGTGGAATCAGAAACTGATAAAGTAGAAGAAGAGAGCTTATCAAGTACCGAGGAAAAAGCAGGTACAAACAAAATAACAATATTACACACAAATGATACTCATGGTAGATTAAAAGCAGATAATAGTGTAATAGGTATAGACACTGTTGCAGCAATAAAAAATAATACTGAAAACTCAATATTAGTTGATGCAGGAGATACTATACATGGTTTACCATTCGTAACATTAAGTAAAGGTCAAGATGCAGTTGATTTATTAAATGCAGCTGGATACGAATATATAGTTCCAGGAAACCATGACTTTAACTATGGATATTCAAGATTAGTTGAATTATTCAAAAATAGTGTAACATTAAAAAGCGGTGAAAATAAGCTTAGATTATTAGCTTCTAACATAAAGAAAGATGGAAAATCTGTATTCGAATCTAATAACATAAAGGAAATGGAAGTTAATGGAAAAACTGTAAAAGTTGGATTCTTTGGTATAGCTACAGAAGAAACAGCTTATAAAACAAATCCTAACAATGTTAAAGGAATAGAATTTACTAGCCCAATAGATGCAGCAAAAGAACAAGTTGCAGAATTAGAAAAGCAAGGTGCAGATGTAATCGTAGCTTTATCACATGTTGGAACTGATGAAAGTAGTGACCCTACTGCATATGATGTTATAAATTCTGTTGAGGGTATAGATGTATACGTAGATGGACACAGTCATACAACATTTGAAAATGGTGAAGATGTAAATGGTACTTTACTAGTAAGTACAGGAGAATACTTATCAAATCTTGGTAAAGTTGAAATAGAATTAAATGAAAATAACGAAGTAGTAAATGCTACTGCAAGCCTTATAACTAAAGAAGAAGCTTTAAAAGTAACTCAAGATGCAAAGGTTGCTGCTAAAATAGCAGAAATAGATAAGGCACAAGGTGAAGTATTATCTGAAGTAATAGGTACAAATACTATAGACCTAGATGGAGATAGAAATAGCGTAAGATTTGGTGAAACAAACTTAGGTAACTTAATAACTGATGCTATGATGGATGAAACTGGTGCAGACTTAGCTATAACAAATGGTGGAGGAATACGTGCTAGTATAAAAGCAGGAGATATTACTAAAGGTGATGTAGTAAGCGTTTTACCATTTGGGAACTTTATAGTTACAAAGCAACTTACAGGAGCTCAAATAAAAGAAGTTCTTGAATTTGGTGTAAGAAGTTATGGAGAATCTTTAGGTGGATTCCCACATGTAGCTGGTATAAAATTTGTAGTAGATCCAAGTAGAGCAGTTGGAGATAGAATAATATCTTTAACTATAAATGGTGAAGCTTTAGATATGAACAAGACTTATACAGTAGCAACAAATGACTTTATGGCAGCTGGTGGAGATGACTATCCATGTTTTGGTGATATTCCAACATTAAATGAATATTCTTCATTAGAAGAATCACTAGCAAACTTTATAAAAACTTTAGGAACTGTTAGCTACACTAAACAAGGTAGAATACTTGCTGGTACAATGGTTGATGGTGCTATAAAAGTAGAAGTTGAAAAAGAATACTTAAAAGATATCTTATCACAAGCTATGAAAGCTGGATACACAGTAAACGTAAGTGAAGAAGGAAAAACAGTAGTTAAAATATACAATGATGAAACTAAAGAATTAGTAGCTACATTAGAAGTAAAAGATGCTACAGTTGAAGAAGTAAATGCTTTAGTTGATGAAATAAATAAAGAAATAGAAGATGAAACTACTACTCCAGGAGATGAAAATACTGGAAGTGATGATGAAAACCAAGGTGGAAATACTTCAGATAATGAAGATAATACAAACCAAGGTTCAAATAACGAAGATAATTCAAACAACTCAAATACTACTAAGCCATCTAATCCACAAACAGGTGATGCTGGTATATTAGGATTTGCAGGATTAGGAGTAGCTGCTATAGCTGGTGTATTTTTAAACAATAGAAGATTTAAAAAATAA